The proteins below are encoded in one region of Scyliorhinus torazame isolate Kashiwa2021f chromosome 16, sScyTor2.1, whole genome shotgun sequence:
- the LOC140393044 gene encoding interferon-induced protein with tetratricopeptide repeats 5-like isoform X3: MVSLKVKLEQLQCHFTWGLQKENIVLDDMKQRFEDSIQTNVKYQASSYNQLAFVNCLQGNCEEAVQNLKEAEKILRENHEDEFDKRIIVTYGNYAWVYYHMGQLTEAQSYLDKLERICKPFPDASRYTAMIPEVYGEKGWALLSSSSQYYEDAKECFKKALVEDPDNIEWNLGYATALSRLEIISGTPENCEPTQSMKQFRRVLELDPDHTEAMVQLALKLQDCNQNEEAFTLVEQALHKSPDLPYVLRYAAKFLRREGAVEKSIELLKKALEITPNSAFLHHQIGLCYRNKLKSTSWSNTRQKNQLVNLCKYHFKKAIELKEPFSHAQVDLAFIFSENKEYHKAEEIYRNLLKLEDLRQEDKQSIRLQTGLFELHHWKSESNAISHFLEGYKINYVSKSRGLCRENLDKIIQRRLRKYPSDSKIHGLLGFLHQLDGERCEAISSFKMALEFDPDNEEYLSAIFELRLSLQADNDLPN, encoded by the coding sequence ATGGTTTCGTTGAAAGTGAAGCTTGAACAGCTTCAATGTCACTTCACGTGGGGGCTACAGAAAGAAAACATTGTCTTGGACGACATGAAGCAAAGATTTGAAGATTCAATTCAGACGAATGTGAAATATCAAGCCAGCTCTTACAACCAACTCGCTTTTGTAAACTGTCTGCAAGGAAACTGTGAGGAGGCGGTTCAAAACTTAAAGGAAGCTGAAAAGATTCTGAGGGAGAATCATGAAGATGAATTTGATAAAAGAATCATCGTCACCTATGGAAACTATGCCTGGGTATATTATCACATGGGACAACTGACAGAGGCTCAGTCCTACCTCGACAAACTGGAGAGGATCTGTAAACCATTTCCTGATGCCTCTCGGTACACCGCAATGATACCTGAAGTATACGGGGAGAAGGGTTGGGCACTGCTGAGTTCTTCATCTCAATATTATGAAGATGCAAAGGAATGTTTCAAAAAGGCTCTTGTGGAAGATCCGGATAATATTGAATGGAATCTCGGCTATGCGACGGCCCTGTCTCGTCTTGAAATAATTTCTGGTACCCCAGAGAATTGTGAACCCACTCAATCAATGAAGCAGTTTAGACGTGTGCTGGAGCTTGATCCAGATCACACTGAAGCCATGGTGCAGTTAGCTCTGAAACTACAAGACTGCAATCAAAACGAGGAAGCATTCACATTGGTTGAACAAGCGTTGCACAAATCCCCTGATCTCCCATATGTGCTTCGCTACGCAGCAAAATTTTTGAGAAGAGAAGGAGCTGTGGAAAAATCTATTGAACTGTTGAAGAAAGCATTGGAAATTACCCCAAACTCTGCCTTCCTACATCACCAAATAGGTTTGTGTTACAGAAACAAACTCAAAAGTACAAGCTGGAGCAACACTCGACAGAAAAATCAATTGGTCAATCTATGCAAATATCATTTTAAAAAAGCGATCGAGCTCAAAGAACCATTTTCTCATGCACAGGTAGATCTTGCATTCATATTTTCAGAAAATAAAGAATATCAcaaagcagaggagatttacagaaATCTACTGAAATTGGAAGATCTTCGTCAAGAAGATAAGCAGTCAATACGTTTACAGACTGGATTATTTGAACTGCATCACTGGAAATCAGAATCCAATGCCATCAGTCATTTTCTGGAAGGATATAAAATAAACTATGTCTCAAAATCACGGGGCTTGTGTCGTGAAAACTTAGACAAGATAATACAAAGACGACTTCGCAAGTATCCAAGTGACAGCAAGATCCACGGTCTTCTTGGGTTCCTGCACCAGCTGGATGGTGAGAGATGTGAAGCTATCAGCTCCTTTAAAATGGCCTTAGAGTTTGATCCTGACAATGAAGAATATCTAAGTGCTATTTTTGAATTACGCCTTTCTCTCCAGGCCGACAATGACCTACCCAACTAA
- the LOC140393044 gene encoding interferon-induced protein with tetratricopeptide repeats 5-like isoform X1, whose translation MSDQEMVSLKVKLEQLQCHFTWGLQKENIVLDDMKQRFEDSIQTNVKYQASSYNQLAFVNCLQGNCEEAVQNLKEAEKILRENHEDEFDKRIIVTYGNYAWVYYHMGQLTEAQSYLDKLERICKPFPDASRYTAMIPEVYGEKGWALLSSSSQYYEDAKECFKKALVEDPDNIEWNLGYATALSRLEIISGTPENCEPTQSMKQFRRVLELDPDHTEAMVQLALKLQDCNQNEEAFTLVEQALHKSPDLPYVLRYAAKFLRREGAVEKSIELLKKALEITPNSAFLHHQIGLCYRNKLKSTSWSNTRQKNQLVNLCKYHFKKAIELKEPFSHAQVDLAFIFSENKEYHKAEEIYRNLLKLEDLRQEDKQSIRLQTGLFELHHWKSESNAISHFLEGYKINYVSKSRGLCRENLDKIIQRRLRKYPSDSKIHGLLGFLHQLDGERCEAISSFKMALEFDPDNEEYLSAIFELRLSLQADNDLPN comes from the coding sequence TGACCAAGAGATGGTTTCGTTGAAAGTGAAGCTTGAACAGCTTCAATGTCACTTCACGTGGGGGCTACAGAAAGAAAACATTGTCTTGGACGACATGAAGCAAAGATTTGAAGATTCAATTCAGACGAATGTGAAATATCAAGCCAGCTCTTACAACCAACTCGCTTTTGTAAACTGTCTGCAAGGAAACTGTGAGGAGGCGGTTCAAAACTTAAAGGAAGCTGAAAAGATTCTGAGGGAGAATCATGAAGATGAATTTGATAAAAGAATCATCGTCACCTATGGAAACTATGCCTGGGTATATTATCACATGGGACAACTGACAGAGGCTCAGTCCTACCTCGACAAACTGGAGAGGATCTGTAAACCATTTCCTGATGCCTCTCGGTACACCGCAATGATACCTGAAGTATACGGGGAGAAGGGTTGGGCACTGCTGAGTTCTTCATCTCAATATTATGAAGATGCAAAGGAATGTTTCAAAAAGGCTCTTGTGGAAGATCCGGATAATATTGAATGGAATCTCGGCTATGCGACGGCCCTGTCTCGTCTTGAAATAATTTCTGGTACCCCAGAGAATTGTGAACCCACTCAATCAATGAAGCAGTTTAGACGTGTGCTGGAGCTTGATCCAGATCACACTGAAGCCATGGTGCAGTTAGCTCTGAAACTACAAGACTGCAATCAAAACGAGGAAGCATTCACATTGGTTGAACAAGCGTTGCACAAATCCCCTGATCTCCCATATGTGCTTCGCTACGCAGCAAAATTTTTGAGAAGAGAAGGAGCTGTGGAAAAATCTATTGAACTGTTGAAGAAAGCATTGGAAATTACCCCAAACTCTGCCTTCCTACATCACCAAATAGGTTTGTGTTACAGAAACAAACTCAAAAGTACAAGCTGGAGCAACACTCGACAGAAAAATCAATTGGTCAATCTATGCAAATATCATTTTAAAAAAGCGATCGAGCTCAAAGAACCATTTTCTCATGCACAGGTAGATCTTGCATTCATATTTTCAGAAAATAAAGAATATCAcaaagcagaggagatttacagaaATCTACTGAAATTGGAAGATCTTCGTCAAGAAGATAAGCAGTCAATACGTTTACAGACTGGATTATTTGAACTGCATCACTGGAAATCAGAATCCAATGCCATCAGTCATTTTCTGGAAGGATATAAAATAAACTATGTCTCAAAATCACGGGGCTTGTGTCGTGAAAACTTAGACAAGATAATACAAAGACGACTTCGCAAGTATCCAAGTGACAGCAAGATCCACGGTCTTCTTGGGTTCCTGCACCAGCTGGATGGTGAGAGATGTGAAGCTATCAGCTCCTTTAAAATGGCCTTAGAGTTTGATCCTGACAATGAAGAATATCTAAGTGCTATTTTTGAATTACGCCTTTCTCTCCAGGCCGACAATGACCTACCCAACTAA